The following is a genomic window from Anopheles aquasalis chromosome 3, idAnoAquaMG_Q_19, whole genome shotgun sequence.
ATTGCTTAATAGGATAAAATTGCTGGCTCGGCAACTTTCACTAACCATTTATTAGAATTTTCTCCAGAAATTGCCCCATCTGGGATCCCCTTCTGGAGCACATTAGTACAGGCCAGCGACTGCACGGACGGAATGTAGCAATGTGCAGACGTGAAGGACTCTGCATTTGATTGTGGGCCAGTGCTACAAGAATCGCTTCCTTTTCACACTCTAGCTTGTAGAAACTGGAAGCTTGGCGCAATAATTCACGGCCAAGAATTTATGGAGATGTACGTGGCTTACCCTGCATCATGTTTACAGTGCACAGTGTGGCACAGCCTCTGACAGCTGATGCCCGGATGCGCTTGTAACGGGAGCAGCAAAATGCATTTACAGCTCCAACATCGTGGccataaacgaaacgaagagaCGCATTCTGCCCACACTCACATACATCATTCCGTCAAGAAATCATTTATCAAACGCTCGTGCACTGAGTGGGAGAAAGCAGAAAAGTGGAAATTCGTCGGGAGTGCAAATGTCTGGATCCTTACGATGCCAGGATGCTCACACAGGACACTCTCGAGGAAGAGTGTGTGCATGTGAAAAGGACTCGTACATCCTTGTGCTTCGTATCGTATTGTATTGGACACGACAAGCGAGGGTTTTTTGAAATTAATGTTCATCCTGCAAGACCAGTCCACGAAAATGGGGTTCATCTTTGCTTACCTTATTGAAGTGATGACGTCCGAAGGTGTGGTACAGCAGCTCGTACTCGTGCACGGCCCAGAAGAGGTCCCAGTCGAACAGCGTTATGTGATAGGCAACGTCCTTGGTCGACAGGGCCTCAAAGTCGACATCCGGTGCATCGGTCGGTACCTCCTGCTCGGGCAGCGGTGTCTACAGAAACCGGGGGGGCGACAGTCAATGAGTGACCTACTCATTGAAGCCTACGTGTGTATTGGCAACTCACCAGCGCATCCAGGTGGTCCTTGGGTGAGACGAAGATACGCCCATTCAAGCTCAGGGCCGTCGGTATGCTGACATCGTTATCCTTAAACACAACTCGCTCGCCACTCGACTTCACCTCGACGAGCAGCAGATCCTCCGGAAGCCGTGCAATTTGCAGCTTATCGGCGGCACAAGCCTTAATCACTTCCGCGCTCGTTGCCATCGGGAAGCGGAGCGTACAGTACGTATGATCGGCACAGTACACGCGGAAAATTACTAAACGATGTGAtgaaggagagacagagagagaatgttAGGGatgggaaaatcatttttcatcagatcatcgtgtgggtgtgtggtcTCCTGTCCCACGCAGCATTCTTCTCATAATCGATCAATTTCATCGAAACACCGGTCAGGATACggggagaaacagagaagaaTTGGTGGTAATAAGCGAAGGGAAGAAGACGCTGGTGGGAAACGGGAGGCCACCCCCGCGGAGCGAAGCGGGcaagaaaattaattactaTCGTCATCCGGGCGTATAACAGTCTTTGAGTGTGTGTTGCCACTGAACAGACAGATCGGTTGGCCGTTGGGCGGAAGCTTCCATTTCTGCGTGGCGTTCATCTGGCGATCCTCCTGGCAAGGgcaagaagagaagagaagtaGAGAATGCAGGAGAGACGGTTTCCGCTTTCATGCGGCTGGCTCTTTCCATGCGCCATGTCTTCAAAACTCCTTCGAGCGTCACTTACCTGATATCGGGATAATTGCGTTAGAACGTGATGTATGATGCTGGCCTCCTCCTGGAGTGCCGGTTCCGCTTCGACGTCTGTTGCCAGTTCCTGTTGAGAGGACaccagagaaagaaagagagagagagagtgaaggacAAGGCGATAAGAGCACTGGATAAAAATCtgtgctgacgacgacgacgacgacatgacTGGGCCAATGATGAAGGAAGCATTAATGCGATTTCGTCATGTCAGAAACCTtgggatgaggatgaggaaatggaaaatggctcCCAATGAAGACCATCAATCCGTGTCCTTTCCGGTATCCGCGGTACCTTCCAGGTGTCACGTCAATCGCGCAGATCATTaccatgatgacgatgatgatgatgatgatacggaTATCCCTTATCCTTACCTCGATAAATTCCACGGCTAGTGGATCGTCGAAGACGGCATGCCGCACCGCCAGTACCCAGCGCTGGATGAACTGTACGACGCGCCGTTTGCTGGTCAGAAAGTACTCCTGATCCTCGTCACTCGCCTGCCGTAGATCGATGTCGGCGTCTGCGTGATAGTTCGCGGCCAGctcatcgatcagcagcggtACCGGCATGAAGACGATATGCGTTAACAGGAAATCGTCCAGAAATGGATCATTCGGCCCTGCCTGACCACCGAGCCGCGTCTCAAGCAAATGCTCCAGCATTTTCTGCGGTGTACCAGACATTACCGTGTACCTGTGTGGATCGCAAGATGGGAGAAAAATCGACGACTATGTCAGCATCGAgcaaccgagagcgagaggcagtGAGAACAACTTTACTTAATTAAAATGGAGTTTCCTTTGGAGTCATTGGTACGTATTTTAGAAAATTAGTGAAAGCTCTAAAGAAGGGAATAAAAcgttcccccccaaaaaaaaaagcagaagcatACAAAAAGGGGCAACCCCACAGGGTACAAGCAAACACACGATCCGAAGCCAAGTCGGGCTTTCTCTtctggtcttttttttttttgttttgtttggcacGCGCGTTGAACCCCTCGCTTAGGAGGTgctgacgaggacgatgaagtACGAAAGATAAACGCAGCCCTTTGGAGAAGGATCGGCCCTGGACACAACGAACGGTGCGAAGCCATCTTCCAGAGGCCGACCACCACTCTACATCCTTGGCTTAATTAGCTAAATGTTTGCCAaccgttttctttgttttgggctgtttttttttgttgttgtggaggaGCCAGTAGCCGCAGCGCTTCTGGTATCGGCTGCTGCATGAGCGCAACATGCTTGCAATCGTCTTCTAGAACAGCGCCTGCCCTCTTCCATGGCGAGGTAGGTGccaggagaaagaggaagaagggaTAATTAGTTCCCATTCACAGGACCTACAGCTTCAGCTGGGACTGAAGAGGAgagaaggttttttgtttcacgtCGGGAGCAAGCAAGAACCGAGTTGCTTCTTCATTCACCGGCCAGATAACGAAGATGAAAGAATAGTCCCCCCCGCCAGAGAGGATGAGATGAAGATGCTAGACCATTGACTCTCGAGTGTCGTGCGACCGTGTGTCCTTTCAATGGAGCACTGCTCTGCTGGTCTGTGTCTCGTTTGCGGGGGGAGGATTTGATGTGAATTAACTCTGTGAAGACAGCACCGCGTCGCTTAATCGGATCATGAAGTACAGGAGTGAAAAAGTGAGATGTTACAggttaaaagtaaaaaaaacagggtCCCCAAAACGGTGTGGATTTTGTACAATTTACAGTGTTACAACTTAAAGCCAACGAGCGCACGTTTGGTAAGCATCTAGCATATTCCCTTAGTTCATACTTGAATGCCGAGTATCCGCGCTGTTTGGCGACTCGCTCCAGGATCAGAACGTCCTTGCCGTGCTCCTGTAGCCGCAGTGTGTTCGCCTCGACATCGCGCAGAATGCGATTGAAGTGTTCCTTGTCCACGCGCAGCAGATGGCAGTTGTTCTCCTTCAGCACGATCGTGGCCGCTCTGTCGGTGGTCGTTCAGGTTCCACGTGTGCCATACGATGCGAGGCCCGGTTTTTGATAGGAAACAGTCACCAATCGTTGCACCGAAAGCGTGTTAGTGTGCAGTGTGAGCGAAGGTCCAGGAAGCGGTAAATAGAGGCAAAGAAAGTCAAGTTCTGTTACATCAGAGCATTAAAGGCGCCCCCTAGTCGTTAGTAGTAATCTTGTAGTAATTCcgtaaacaaaaaagtaaatcCCCTTGCTCTAGACTGTCATTAGTAAGCCTCTAACTACCACTAACTACCTTAACCTATACTGACTACAGAATGAAATCATGAAAAAATCGTCTAAAAGCCGAACGGAAGTTAGTCATCTACCAGttcttttgctgcttgttAGTGCTGCAGGCACAACTTGCCTTGTGTCTCGTTCTCAAcgacaaaggaaaaacaaagaaccggtcaacaacaaaaaaccaaaaatggacGAGCCACATACCTTGGAGCATCGTTGATGAGCGCTAGCTTGCCGAAATCGTCACCTTCCTTGAGCGTGGCAACCGTACCCTTACCGTGGATGACTACGTCGACCGAACCCTTCAGCAGGATGTACCAGGAGCGTCCCTCGTCACCCTGGTTGAACactgaaacggaatggaaacgaaGCGTGGAATAGAATCAAACTATATGACCGGCcggtttgatgatggtgatgatcggtCGATTGGTACACCGTAGTGGGCTCTCCGGCATCAGACTAATCACCCACGGTGCTCGGCACTCCGGCTTGATTGATAGCGCACCGGCGGAAATTGGCATCCATTAGAGCCGGTTAATGGTTTATTGTatacatctctctctctctctctctctcgcttttccgcTCTTCATCGCCCAGCAATACACGCATCGATAGAGCGCTCACGATAACACGCCCGGTTTGGATCGCCACAGGGTTCATGTGGGTTAGACTGCACGCTAATGGTTACGGCACTATAACTACGGCCTTCCAAAGACACTAATGAGACACGCGTACCATCACGCAAAACACTTTGTGTTGAGGGGAAAACACAAGAATCGCTCCGGAGAGGTGAGCTGATtgtggttttcggtggaagaCCAAGGCCGGTGAGTCAACCAAAGGGACTCTTGCTTGCTGTCAGCCTCCGTACTGACGACTGGCACAGGTGGATGTGGGAAAACGGAATTTATGACATTCCGAGTAGAGTAATTTATAGTTTCGAACGGTACCTCGGTCTCGGCGAGACGCTATAAGGTGTTcaccaacagagagagagagagagacaaattCCTGGTTACCTGGTTTACAGAAGCATGGGACACGAGAGAGTCGCAAGAGTAAAGGCTGATGAGGAAGGAGGTCGTTTTTAATTAATGGGGAATGCTTTTCATGTAAAGCATTAAACATAAATGCTTCGTGTCCTCCGATAGATTGGCACTAAGGTACTAGCTTCCCTCACGCTCCCATCGAGCTGAAGGTGATTGAAGTTTGCGGAAATTACGTTTTGTCGGTTTTGCTGTTCAACACGATGATTTGATGACCAACCGGAATGCCCTGGAGCGTAGTGTCTCATCGTACGAGATGTGCGCATATTTGAACAATCGTTCCAGGACACCgacaaggaaggaagggcagGTCTGCCAGGAGCTTACCTCCGGGGAATATCGGTGAAACAATCAATTTAGGAGTCTGCTACGTAACTTCTATATTAAGCTGCTTAAAAAACTGGCTCCATTTGGCTTAAAACACCACTCAACTTAGCAGTTTCAGTTACAAACCGTCACTAATACCTTTCGTAAGCTAAAACCAAATTAGTAATTAAACGAAAACCACGATTAATGTTAATGGCCGCTGGTGGtcctaccaaaaaaaaacagtttagtCGGAGAAAACCGTTGCATTCCACTTTATGCATGCAAAAGAGCGTGAAATTGCGCTCCACTCGGGCGAGAGGTGAGTTCTGATGAGCAGAAACAgattttccaaacaaaccgGCCTccaaccagcaccggcaccagcaaccaccatcgccggcCATTAGTGAAATGGGAAAGTTTTCCgcggattttccaaaaaaaaatgcgcctccattccggTTCTCTTCGAATCGCccaaccaaccggaccggTTATAACTGGGTTCGAACGCAAATGGACGGTTTGAGCTTCCCTTGAATGGCGGGAAAGTTATTGTATTGGCaagaataaatattcatcacaACATCCACCCGCGGGGTACACCCGCCGGGAAGCGCTCCGTACAAATTGATGGACAACGCGTGAATCGCGGCGACCATGGTGGAAAGCGTGGTCGAGGAAGCGCTTCCCCGGGTGGAAAACTCAAAATTGTCCGAACAactaaggaaaaaaaaatgcagctTCGGGAAAAGGGGTTAACGGCTAATGTAGGCGTGCTCTCCGGTGGTTCTGCTTCTTATGCTAATGATTTGTAGCTGTGCAACTCatccaacccaccaccaccaactgttGATTTAAGGCTGGAACGCCGTTTTCCCTAttttccatcaaccatcagccCCCGATTCCGAAGTCACTCGCCTGTCATTTGGAGCGggatggagaaggagaaacaagGAACCAGGAGGGTTAGTTCCGCTCGCCACCgtcttcatcaccaccaggacATTGGCATCAAAGGCCAATGCCGAACGACCGAAAGTTTTAACAAGCTCCCGCGCTACGGACTCTCTGCTACGGGTCTTTCCCTTCCCTGGAAAAACAGCCAATGAATAATGATGAGCTTTCCGTCGTcagttagagagagagagagagagagagagggagagtgaaaaaaataagaaacgaaACACATCCACAGGGCCAAGGGGTCAGGGAGCAACAAAGTTAAACAGTTCTGTACTGAACCCGCCGCTGACGCTGAGATGATTGATGGATATCATGGCGGGGGAGTGAGCGCTAGTGCTTGCGAACAAATTCTACCAAGCAATAGCACCGTGTGCTGCTTGGGAAGGTCCATcacgtcatcgatcgatgtcaGCTTATGCGGAGTACATAATCTTTTTAAACGCTTCACTGCATCGGTGATTGGCAATTATTGGTCTCGCATCCACACCCAGCACAAAGAAGGCCGTGGTGTGCGAAATGCAAATCAACTTGTTTACAGACAAGGGAGAGATCAGATTCACTACTTAGCTCACATGGCGCTTTTcacgccaaaaaaaacgacaaatgaACCACTTAatgaggtggaaaattaaaatatcactcccgagcacacatacaaacgcgTCCGTGAGGGTATTCCGGAGCAACAGGCGGCGGTGGCTCCACACGACTATTTACGATACACCGAGTGGAACAATTCCATTAGACGCACATCCTTCGCATCGTCGGAGACCGGTGGGGACGGAGTTGGTTAAACATTCGCAGGATATAGCGCCCCGTACCGGCCGCAAACTCAATTTGAGGTGAGAGTTTGCATGCCAAGGGACCGTGAAGGAATGCCGAAGGGGGCCGTGGGGAGACGACATACTTACATACGGTGCCGGCATGTGCGTGCGCCTCGAAGACGATGATAGAGGCGAGCTCGCGCTTGATGGAGGTTGACAGGTGCGATAGGGCGGCGATGTGCAGCAGTTCCTCGTACACCAGCTCCAGTTCCTCCTGTGTACGCTCGTGGGAGCTGTTGCgtgataaagagagagagagagagagagagagtgagagagagagggaaaaggaaaattggtTTCAGGTCGGCCTTGCTTTTTGCACACAACTAGCGTCTAGTACGTGTGGTTAGACGTCGTAAGGATCAGCCCGTGGAACCGTCGCGAAAATACTGGCGAGTTCATTTGAAAGTCTAATCCCCGCACCCGGGAGGTCTCCGGTTTTCCCGAGACTAATTGTGAGCAACGAAATTAACAATTCACTTCGAACAGAATGCGGCCATCAGTGCCGTGCCTTTACGTTGGCCATCATCTTAAGACCAGCACTGAGACCCACATACCGTTCCGCTATTTACGCTCAATTAGCACGCAGTAAATTCAAAACTCCCAGCCCTCCGGGCTCGCCGGCACTAAAACTAacaccgaaggaaggaagtttgtGTGCCACCCCCCTTTTCATTTGACAATATTTGCACTTTGAAGCTTCGAGAGATCTTCGACAAACACGCTTCGGTTGTTCGCCTACTATTCGCCATCAATCAAGTCGTTCACTTTCTTCAGATGGAACATCAAAGCATCCCGGGGAAGGGGAGGCTGCCAGCAGCATGGTCACAAGACACGCGCAATACTATTACAGACTCCACTCTGTCGATCGCGTGCTCGAGTGCGTTCAATTAGGCGAACTTTGTGCCACATAATTGCCGCATAATTTTCACACAGTTCCAGGATTCGCGGTAGATCACTTgcgtttcgttccttttcggtggtggtgttcagTTGCTTCTGTTGAACTGAAGTCCATCATTTTCGGTCCAACAAGACACCATCCACTCGGTTCCACAACAAGATAATTGACTTCCGCCAAACATTTTCCAGGCCAGGCACACTGGAAATGCCATCAAATGAATCTAATGGACGACCATCAACGACATTCACTGCCGAAAACATGTTGCAAAGCGCCTGGGCTAGCTAGTCCAGGCCGGTTCAGGGCGCGCTGCTCTCATAAATAATGCTCTCGATGGTTTCACTAGCACAACGAACCGCGCAGCGCAGCCAATGTAGCGGCCATCGTTAGAAAAGACTTCGCGAAGGACCGAAGACCGGTACGatcgaaaattgaaacataaacataaagtGCAGCCAGCGCTCCTGGTTTGTGCCCTCGGAGGACATCTCTAACcgagaagcaggaggaaaggaaggaggaataAGTGCAATAAAGCACCCGCGCTATCATAAACGTCCTCTGTGTACTCGGCCCTATAGTGTTCCGGGTTTGCCATTTCCGTTTTGCCCGACCGACAGAATGGGAGTCAAGCAAGCAAGTTGCAGCGAGCATAAAAGCGAGCGCGCGGGCTgcataaaatgaataaatgagTAACGGGCCAAAGCAGTTACTGGTGCTGTTAggttccattttcttctttttaaacCATCGACGAAGTAACGAAGCGATCCACGAGCGGACAATCATTTTGTGTAAACTATCACTATCGCACCGTTCGCTGGTCAGTAGAACCGGAGGAGAAACGACCCAGGGGTGGtaaattataatttaaaattcaatattAAACCACTTCCCGTCCGAGCGGTTCGGTGAGCGTCCGACGACAAAAATGTGGGCTGTTGGTAAACTCACGGTTTTCTCAGGATCATGCGAAGCGTCGCGTCCGGTCCGCGGTGTAGCAGGGCCGGTAGGGCCTCCCGGATGTGGTCGTTCGCGTGGCTGACGTCGTCCGAGGTCGGTGCACCGCCCGCTGTACCGTCCTCGTCCGATTTGAAGCGATACAGAAAGCACTTGTCTTTGAACGGTTGCTCCTTAgccactgtgtgtgcgtgtgaacatgaaagacaaaacaaaccagCGTTAAACCAAGGTGCGATGGGTTCACAGCATGCGCGAGATAATCCCGGAACAAAGCTCGACGCAAAACGAAAGGCCGATTAATGAGCATTTCATTTGCGACGAACTGGACCCGGCGTAACTCCCGGTAATGGTGCCGGCGTTGGCTTCGATTCCCGGGAACCGGAGAGCTTACCGTGACACAGGACACCTTCCTCGAGCAGCGCTTGCCACATGCCGGCCGCCTGCGTTCGCGTGTGCACGATCGGCGACAGGTTGAGCAACCACTCGACCAGCTCCGTGCCCGGTGCACACTTCCGGATAAATTTGCCACCGACCTGCGTTGAGAGgaaatgagaaagagagagatgagaaaaaagagacaaaaaatGCTGTAATGGTGTGTTCCCGGAAACTGGACAGCGGCCGCGGGGCGGAGGACGCGCACACCGCTTGTTATGGATCGGTCCCGGGAGGTTGTCCAATGTTTTGTGCTTCGGTGCCATGTTTTCACGAACCCATCGCCCGGGAACATCGCAACGTTTTCTACCTTACCTTTCGGTCCTTTAAACAGCTGGTATTGTCTGACACTAGGAGCGTCCGGAGGGCCCATCCCATGCGCGACATTGCGGGGCTCGGTATCTGTGTGTATTGGAGAgcataaaagaaaaggaagagaggatgAGAAACACAGGAAGCATAGAGCATAAAACTATTAGTCCGCTTGTACCGCTTAACCTACGACCGTTGGCCCACGGTGTTCGTGCACTTTATACATTCATTTAATCTAATTACACCTGGACCTAGGtgagcatcgtcatcatcgccatcattgtgccggaaatggaatcagaacacaaacacgcacgcacacaagcgtttcaataaataaattcacTCAACGATACTGAGCCACGCCAACACCATTAAACTCGGCCACGCCGCATCGGATCACCATTTTAAACGGGTCTCTACGGAGCACTTGGTTACGAACGTCGCAAGTGGTTCTGTGGATCCATGGCCTACTAGCACCATAAAAACAATGGGATTTAAAAAGGATCTCTGTCACTCGTTAACCTGCGCTGATCCTAGCATGCCAAACCACAGCACCGTACACACAACACAGATAACAATATCCCTCCGCATAGGAGACCCCTTTTGTGAACTGAAAAATGGGGTTCAGTTCAGGTGACCGCAtctctcggtttttttttctgatccCGGTCTTCACCGAccatcgaaaaacaaaacaaaaaacgggaaaaaaggatgcGAGTAAAGCACAACATATTtgcatactttttttttacggtaagGTTAGGGGAAGCTCAATGATAGAGCCATCAACGCATATGGTTTGAATAAAGCGGAAACTTTGTTGATTGTATGTTGCGCAAAGAGAGAAGGGTCAAAGGGTGTGCGGTCCCCGTCGACCGAGGAGTCACTCTAACCTCAAAAACTCATCCCTGTCTCGACCAAAAAATGGGGCTCCCCATCTGGATGTGTTTCGCTTTTACGAGGGACTCATAAAGGGTAAAACAACCTCCCCCCAACCCGGACCCGGTATTTGGAAGGTTGGGGGCTACAACGTTAATTGTGTTTAATGTGGTGTGCCAAAAGTTTTACCACCTTCCcaggggaggaggagaggagatCTCGACcgtatgtgtgggtgtttaAAAGGCCCACAAGGAACCCGAGGAACAGGGCTGCAAGTCGTTGATGTCGATGGTGGTTGACTGACGAATTTATGAGTAAATTATCCACCACAAATCGTTTCGCACAAAAGCACATCAGGCAACACTACCACCGCCGTAGCTACCATCAAAACATAACAGGTTTTAAGGTGAGCTTTCGATGAAGACTTTAAAATTAAAGATCCAAACCTGTGGAGGGATTTAattaaagacaaaaaaaatgtggaaataaaaacaatgcaGATCCACCCCGACATTATGCTGTGATCTGACGTGAAGTCGGCGTTGTAAATGTTCGTTGTTAACGCGCCATAACACACAGATTAAACAGGAACCGAGCTACGGAAActcgaaattaaattttgcatttcattaaaGCGTTTGGCTCCAAAGCGAGTTGAAAGACAGCGGATCGCACAAATTCTAATCGCTCTCCCTGTGCCCCTAGCGGAAGCCAATTCCCGTTCACCGGCCATGTCAttttgtgtggttgtgtgtgttgaagcaaaagttgatcgaaattaaattacaataTTCGCTAATGAGATGATAGCCCCCACTGTCACGGATTGACGCCTTAAAGCTGGCGTCGCTGTTTCGTCTGGTTTCGCTGAGTTTAGGGTTTTAGAAAGTGTTtccgccatcacgtagctgtCATGTTACGCGGTGACAGTGTCGTGCTCTGCGGCAGGTAACCTGAAGCATGATaaggccagccagcaagagCCAATGACAATGACATCGTCGTtgttcttcgtcgtcatcgccgccatttttcatcgataagTTTTCCGACAAAGTTTCTCCGTCGACTCGCTCTCCACTCTCAACACGCACAGCGATTATCACGAAGGACGGACACATGCTAGTGGATTAATTGAATGCAGTCAAGTGAGCGTTTAGTCCGTTCCTCGAACTCTCTCGCCAGTCCAATGCGCCAAAAGACAAAGTTTTCTTGCGACCATTTCGGCATTCATCCTCGGTCTGCAAAGGCGCAATGAGAAGTAGCGCACCGAAGCAGAGAACTGGCAGAGAGAGCATGCAAATATTGGTCGATTAAATATTGATTCAAATCCATCAGCGCGGTCAGCTAGTGTTTCTGGAGTTTCTGGCGCTTGGCTCCTGCAACTGGTCAAAAGTTTCTTAATCTCCCAAGGACCGTGAGTAGCGAGTCGCGAGTCGAGCGATCGGCATTGTTAgtcaccttcaccttcgtcgCTCTTTCCCTATCGATAGCTGATAGTCGGATTTGCGGTAAACTAATGGTTTGTGGTCCTGGTTCCGATCGATTTGTAATCGCTCCGCACTTCAACCCAAGGAATGTCACCGACAGCAGCCCGGAGGGCAGGTGTAGCCCTCGATGGCTCCTCGCTTTTCTTGGGTGAACGTTCTCTGGAGGGAAAAACCTggtgaaggaaaacttttctcccaGACACTTCCAGACCTGACCGCAGAGACCAACAAGCCCCCCTCTGCTAGCCGATTGTGTTGGTtggatgaaatgattttatcattttaattgGTTTTCGATTGCAATTCAATCGATAGCGTTCCGGGAGGGCATCGtaaggagagaagaagaaaggattcAATGGCCGTTGCAGGCGCATCGGTTCGTTTGGCCGGGGTTCCGGTGTCTGGAATCGTACGCCGTGTAAGGTGTGTTTATGTGGAACGCCTCTATGCTTCCtgtaccaccaccgaacgatccCAAACATGATGTTCTTTGTGTGAAGCTAATTGAGTTTCGAATGGTTCGAATGTCGTGTCATGTGCTGGATGTGACGACGTGGTCCATGGTACGTGCCAGACCAGGTTACCAGGATTGCAGAAAGTGCGATTGTGGTACCGTGAGTTGTTCGATTAATAAATTGCAACCGAGCAATGGGTCTTATCTCGATATTACACCGAGCAATGACGCTGCCAAGGCATCGTTTGCCGATAGAAATAGATGGTGAACACACTCCATTGATTATGAGAACGTGTGTAGAGCTTGTTTTTGACAAATTAAACGTACAAGATAGGGAGCACTCTGATGGAGCATAACAATTGGTAGATGGGGCGCATAACAAGCACCACAAGAAACAATCAACAGAATCTCTTTCCTCAATCTcatcagattttttttatgaattaaaGTGCTGCATTGATGGATAAAATGCCCTAAAGGGTCTGCTCGCCGCGCCtgaaatacgaaatgatgcagCTCCGTTGCagaaacccgatgatggaggcgcccatcgaaatggaggcgccaggtatctGGTAAAATTTACTCAGTTTCAGAGGTTTAtaatagcaatttaaataGGCAAATAACCTACTAATTTTCGATTCTAACATACGCATagcataaaattacatagaacatacaagtAAGAACCAAACACAATATACATATAGCCCGTGGTGTGAAGCACAAAATAAT
Proteins encoded in this region:
- the LOC126579128 gene encoding rap guanine nucleotide exchange factor 4 isoform X2; amino-acid sequence: MAMEWITAIDKRPCDRNMRDCELISCRLRRVEPLCRLPGSALQQLAMCGFYEDLEKGVTLFRAGEQGRYWYAVLGGQLEVRYHAADTKDGKLSVTLCNLGVGATFGESILHDLPRDSTVVTKTTCELLRVEQQDFRLIFEKNKELMNDIITNCRLKNGFGQSMQTTSTVQTNVQQQPSPTKKQLSPDHPNPAAPITEIPSPAMSRMGWALRTLLVSDNTSCLKDRKVGGKFIRKCAPGTELVEWLLNLSPIVHTRTQAAGMWQALLEEGVLCHVAKEQPFKDKCFLYRFKSDEDGTAGGAPTSDDVSHANDHIREALPALLHRGPDATLRMILRKPSHERTQEELELVYEELLHIAALSHLSTSIKRELASIIVFEAHAHAGTVLFNQGDEGRSWYILLKGSVDVVIHGKGTVATLKEGDDFGKLALINDAPRYTVMSGTPQKMLEHLLETRLGGQAGPNDPFLDDFLLTHIVFMPVPLLIDELAANYHADADIDLRQASDEDQEYFLTSKRRVVQFIQRWVLAVRHAVFDDPLAVEFIEELATDVEAEPALQEEASIIHHVLTQLSRYQEDRQMNATQKWKLPPNGQPICLFSGNTHSKTVIRPDDDIIFRVYCADHTYCTLRFPMATSAEVIKACAADKLQIARLPEDLLLVEVKSSGERVVFKDNDVSIPTALSLNGRIFVSPKDHLDALTPLPEQEVPTDAPDVDFEALSTKDVAYHITLFDWDLFWAVHEYELLYHTFGRHHFNKITSNLDVFIRRFNEIQYWVVTEIVSTTNLTKRMSLVKKFIKLAAFCKEYQNLNAFFAIVMGLSNTAVSRLSLTWDKLPSKFRKLFTEYEALIDPSRNHRAYRMSVGKLQPPVIPFMPLLLKDMTFAHEGNKTSLDGLVNFEKMHMMAQTMRTVRFCRSRHLVLDPPSPKNENEIRNYIRCFRTIDNQRVLNSMSQKVEPRRS
- the LOC126579128 gene encoding rap guanine nucleotide exchange factor 4 isoform X3; protein product: MWNRRHRRYSVTSSRRRRNKLSVTLCNLGVGATFGESILHDLPRDSTVVTKTTCELLRVEQQDFRLIFEKNKELMNDIITNCRLKNGFGQSMQTTSTVQTNVQQQPSPTKKQLSPDHPNPAAPITEIPSPAMSRMGWALRTLLVSDNTSCLKDRKVGGKFIRKCAPGTELVEWLLNLSPIVHTRTQAAGMWQALLEEGVLCHVAKEQPFKDKCFLYRFKSDEDGTAGGAPTSDDVSHANDHIREALPALLHRGPDATLRMILRKPSHERTQEELELVYEELLHIAALSHLSTSIKRELASIIVFEAHAHAGTVLFNQGDEGRSWYILLKGSVDVVIHGKGTVATLKEGDDFGKLALINDAPRAATIVLKENNCHLLRVDKEHFNRILRDVEANTLRLQEHGKDVLILERVAKQRGYSAFKYTVMSGTPQKMLEHLLETRLGGQAGPNDPFLDDFLLTHIVFMPVPLLIDELAANYHADADIDLRQASDEDQEYFLTSKRRVVQFIQRWVLAVRHAVFDDPLAVEFIEELATDVEAEPALQEEASIIHHVLTQLSRYQEDRQMNATQKWKLPPNGQPICLFSGNTHSKTVIRPDDDIIFRVYCADHTYCTLRFPMATSAEVIKACAADKLQIARLPEDLLLVEVKSSGERVVFKDNDVSIPTALSLNGRIFVSPKDHLDALTPLPEQEVPTDAPDVDFEALSTKDVAYHITLFDWDLFWAVHEYELLYHTFGRHHFNKITSNLDVFIRRFNEIQYWVVTEIVSTTNLTKRMSLVKKFIKLAAFCKEYQNLNAFFAIVMGLSNTAVSRLSLTWDKLPSKFRKLFTEYEALIDPSRNHRAYRMSVGKLQPPVIPFMPLLLKDMTFAHEGNKTSLDGLVNFEKMHMMAQTMRTVRFCRSRHLVLDPPSPKNENEIRNYIRCFRTIDNQRVLNSMSQKVEPRRS